CCTTCCAATACACAAATTGATTTCAAAAGGCTACAATTCCCACTGAGATTAAACTTTGCAATGAGCATCAACAAAGCACAGGGTCCGACATTGGAAGTGGTAGGCTTTAATCTTGCAGGACCTGCTTTTTCTCACGGACAGCTCTATGTTGGACGCTCTAGAGTAGGAAATCTGGAAACTTT
The window above is part of the Octopus bimaculoides isolate UCB-OBI-ISO-001 unplaced genomic scaffold, ASM119413v2 Scaffold_262637, whole genome shotgun sequence genome. Proteins encoded here:
- the LOC106883101 gene encoding uncharacterized protein LOC106883101, which translates into the protein MAQDLSKKLMQTMLEATILTGKASGEDVSILKIPLIPSNTQIDFKRLQFPLRLNFAMSINKAQGPTLEVVGFNLAGPAFSHGQLYVGRSRVGNLETLFIYAPNGKTKNIVYHEALQD